In Gemmatimonadaceae bacterium, one DNA window encodes the following:
- a CDS encoding M90 family metallopeptidase — MIPTRRRKRERLRAKPFDPEWRRIIETNVPMYSRLPDDDKTELLGHVQVFIAEKLWEGCGGLELTDEIRVTIAAQACILLLHRDTDYYPKVKVILVYPSIYVEEGERNVGGGIWEAGEQHRLGHTQQQLGAIVLAWDAALHGSRVYDDGHNLVLHEFAHQLDFEGMGTDGTPLLDTRQQYLSWARVLGAEYEQLRKLDDAGELSILNAYGATNPAEFFAVVTEFFFERPAELLAKHQALYEELKGFYRQDPAELSI; from the coding sequence GTGATACCCACCAGACGCCGCAAGCGCGAGCGGCTTCGAGCAAAGCCATTTGATCCCGAGTGGCGTCGGATTATCGAGACCAATGTTCCGATGTATTCGCGATTGCCCGATGACGACAAGACGGAGCTGCTGGGCCACGTACAGGTCTTCATCGCCGAGAAACTCTGGGAAGGGTGTGGCGGACTCGAGCTGACGGACGAGATCCGGGTGACCATTGCCGCGCAGGCCTGCATCCTCCTGCTGCATCGCGACACCGATTACTACCCAAAGGTCAAGGTGATTCTGGTGTATCCCAGCATCTATGTGGAGGAGGGTGAGCGGAACGTCGGAGGCGGAATCTGGGAGGCAGGCGAGCAACACCGGCTGGGGCACACCCAGCAGCAGCTCGGCGCAATCGTGCTTGCGTGGGATGCGGCACTGCACGGGTCGCGGGTGTACGACGACGGACACAACCTGGTCCTTCACGAATTTGCCCATCAACTGGACTTCGAGGGTATGGGGACGGATGGAACACCACTGCTCGACACGAGGCAGCAGTATCTCTCCTGGGCCCGGGTGCTTGGCGCCGAATACGAACAACTGCGCAAGCTCGATGACGCCGGGGAGCTGTCAATACTGAACGCCTACGGCGCCACTAATCCAGCAGAATTTTTCGCGGTCGTGACGGAGTTCTTTTTCGAGCGACCCGCCGAGCTTCTGGCGAAGCATCAGGCGCTCTACGAGGAGCTGAAAGGATTCTACAGACAGGATCCTGCGGAGCTTTCTATCTAG
- a CDS encoding DUF1343 domain-containing protein, which translates to MMLLNIRTSIVALLISCEQAHPDTAGSQGVAHEASPGTNRTVSGQATQSGMFATSTGDARSNAQRVSLGITVLLEDSLHLVRGKRVGLITNHTGRDERGRASIDVLANAPGVRLTALFAPEHGIRGAAEGGKRISSSVDKATGVPIHSLYGASRVPTARMLAGVDVLVYDIQDVGARMYTYVWTMTLAAEAAKKAGKRLIVLDRPNPIRGDLIEGGFIERRYRSFTGLHNVMPRYGLTPGELALYLAGTKQIDANITVVPMKGYRASMWWDETGLSWVGPSPNIPDVEAALLYNGTGLFEATNVSEGRGTNAPFRLVGASWLSDADEIARAMNARRLPGVRFAATSRRIAPGEEFGGKSIPMVSVRVTSRDSVRVIDAGAYLLQEIYRRHPREFRWQGRGIEEISGSRSLREAVERGNVADVLAQWRHESAQFAAAVAPYRLYPR; encoded by the coding sequence ATGATGCTTCTCAATATTCGCACCTCTATCGTCGCACTTCTGATTTCCTGCGAGCAGGCACATCCTGACACTGCAGGATCTCAGGGCGTTGCACACGAAGCTTCGCCGGGCACCAATCGAACAGTTTCGGGTCAGGCGACTCAATCGGGTATGTTCGCCACCAGTACCGGTGACGCGCGTTCGAACGCACAGCGAGTCTCACTTGGCATTACGGTGTTGCTTGAAGACTCGCTTCATCTCGTGCGCGGGAAGCGCGTCGGGCTGATCACCAACCATACCGGCCGGGACGAACGTGGCCGTGCCTCGATCGACGTTCTTGCCAATGCCCCCGGTGTGCGTCTGACCGCCCTGTTCGCGCCTGAGCACGGTATCCGCGGCGCCGCGGAAGGCGGCAAACGGATATCGTCGAGTGTGGACAAGGCCACTGGAGTGCCCATTCATTCCCTGTATGGCGCGAGCCGGGTTCCGACAGCCCGGATGCTCGCCGGGGTGGATGTCCTGGTTTATGACATCCAGGATGTCGGTGCGCGGATGTACACGTACGTGTGGACGATGACCCTTGCCGCCGAGGCGGCGAAGAAAGCGGGCAAGAGGCTGATTGTGCTCGACCGGCCGAATCCCATTCGTGGTGATCTGATCGAAGGAGGATTCATCGAGCGCCGGTATCGGTCGTTCACGGGGCTTCATAACGTCATGCCGCGATACGGACTCACACCGGGCGAGCTCGCTTTGTATCTCGCCGGTACGAAGCAGATCGACGCCAACATCACCGTTGTCCCGATGAAGGGTTACAGGGCATCGATGTGGTGGGATGAAACCGGACTGTCCTGGGTGGGGCCATCGCCAAATATTCCGGACGTGGAGGCGGCGCTGCTTTACAATGGCACTGGATTGTTCGAAGCCACCAACGTGAGCGAAGGCCGTGGAACAAACGCACCGTTCAGACTGGTGGGCGCGAGCTGGCTGAGCGATGCGGACGAAATTGCGCGGGCGATGAATGCCAGACGCCTGCCGGGTGTGCGATTCGCCGCGACTTCCCGCCGGATTGCACCCGGTGAGGAGTTCGGTGGGAAAAGCATTCCGATGGTCAGCGTGAGAGTGACCAGCCGGGACAGCGTTCGGGTGATTGATGCAGGCGCGTATCTGCTGCAGGAGATCTACCGGCGGCATCCACGCGAGTTTCGCTGGCAGGGACGGGGGATCGAAGAGATCTCGGGATCACGCTCGCTGCGCGAGGCAGTGGAACGGGGGAATGTCGCCGATGTGCTCGCTCAGTGGAGGCACGAGTCGGCGCAATTTGCGGCGGCGGTGGCGCCCTATCGACTTTATCCGCGGTAG
- a CDS encoding MBL fold metallo-hydrolase has translation MPAGRYHRLLMWTITAMAAASSVSAQRPGRPLLDDVARAIGGAERILAVRTLMLEGTGEMYNLGQGMSPAAPLPVYAVTGYRRSFDFANRRWRQELTRQPRFITGNASPQPLKSAWDGVAFDIGADGISRRSAGRADIDRAYELAYHPIGFIQMALAAGTQLTEAAQAGGLRHVRMNAGGSRYSLFVDPRTKLPVRIEKNVYHPMLGDVIMATSFADWHDAGGIRVPMRITQRLAGRWPLMDTRVATARINTEVGDLAAPAALRGAAPVPGTVTVTADEVAPGVWHLAGQTHHSVAIEMQNEILLVEAPLNDARTLAVIKRARALRPGKPLRRVIDTHHHFDHAGGLRAAISEGLTIVTHSGNAAFVNDLARQRHSIVGDALSSDPKRARVEIVGAKRVISDGNRSVELHHLRGNPHSATMLIVYLPAEKILIQADAYNPPAAGAAVAPSYPFAPNLVDNIDRLRLVVDRIVPIHGPVIPIAQLRSIAEANSKR, from the coding sequence ATGCCGGCTGGCCGCTATCATCGACTGCTGATGTGGACAATCACCGCAATGGCCGCTGCGTCATCCGTCTCCGCTCAGAGACCTGGCCGGCCGTTGCTCGACGACGTAGCGCGCGCCATCGGCGGGGCTGAGCGGATTCTCGCCGTTCGTACCTTGATGCTCGAAGGAACTGGCGAGATGTACAACCTTGGCCAGGGGATGTCGCCTGCCGCGCCGTTGCCCGTCTATGCGGTCACCGGATACCGACGGTCGTTCGATTTCGCAAACCGGAGGTGGCGTCAGGAACTCACCCGCCAGCCGCGGTTCATTACTGGCAATGCGTCGCCACAACCGCTGAAGTCGGCTTGGGACGGCGTCGCATTCGACATTGGCGCCGACGGGATTTCACGACGATCTGCCGGCCGCGCTGATATCGACCGCGCATATGAACTCGCCTATCACCCGATCGGATTCATTCAGATGGCATTGGCGGCGGGCACGCAACTCACCGAAGCGGCACAAGCGGGCGGATTGCGTCACGTTCGCATGAATGCCGGAGGGAGCAGGTACTCTCTCTTCGTCGACCCGCGGACCAAGCTGCCAGTGCGCATCGAAAAAAATGTCTATCATCCAATGCTCGGCGACGTGATAATGGCAACAAGTTTTGCGGACTGGCACGACGCGGGAGGTATAAGGGTTCCCATGCGAATTACTCAGCGGCTCGCGGGGCGCTGGCCGCTAATGGACACGCGGGTCGCCACTGCGCGAATCAACACGGAAGTTGGCGACCTCGCTGCACCCGCGGCGTTACGTGGGGCGGCGCCTGTTCCCGGGACGGTCACCGTCACTGCCGATGAGGTCGCCCCCGGGGTCTGGCATCTGGCCGGCCAGACACACCACAGCGTGGCGATCGAGATGCAGAACGAAATTCTGCTCGTTGAAGCGCCGCTCAACGATGCGCGCACGCTCGCGGTGATCAAGCGCGCTCGCGCGCTACGCCCCGGCAAGCCGTTGCGAAGAGTGATCGACACGCATCATCACTTCGACCATGCAGGGGGATTGAGAGCGGCAATCTCGGAGGGTCTCACGATTGTGACGCATTCGGGAAACGCAGCATTCGTGAATGATCTCGCTAGGCAGCGACACTCCATTGTTGGCGACGCGCTGTCGAGTGATCCCAAGCGTGCACGGGTGGAGATTGTCGGAGCGAAGCGGGTGATAAGCGACGGCAACCGGAGCGTAGAACTGCACCATCTCCGCGGCAATCCGCACTCGGCGACGATGCTCATCGTCTACCTGCCGGCGGAGAAGATCCTTATTCAGGCGGACGCCTACAATCCCCCTGCCGCGGGCGCGGCGGTCGCGCCGTCTTATCCTTTCGCACCGAACCTCGTCGACAACATCGACCGGCTGCGGCTCGTCGTTGACAGAATCGTCCCCATTCATGGGCCTGTCATTCCGATTGCACAGCTGCGTTCCATCGCTGAGGCGAACAGCAAGCGCTGA
- a CDS encoding CatA-like O-acetyltransferase, giving the protein MTENPADAVRSPGHFIDIAGWKRREHFALYRTFSSPFFGVSVELDVTPLRERCNRPDGPLFSLSAIFLALRCANETEAFRRRIRGDGVWVHDQIAISPTVLRSDETFAFARLDPADSFADFLRLNSVELRRARQPGALVAGHSDDDVIYHSTLPWVRFTGVSNAMPGGDDSIPRIVFGKCSKVGEGWRLPVGVEVHHAVADGIDVGRYLERLERSLMAGDDPVGGGPA; this is encoded by the coding sequence ATGACTGAAAACCCTGCTGACGCCGTGCGATCACCTGGTCATTTTATTGACATTGCCGGATGGAAGCGCCGCGAACACTTCGCGTTGTATCGCACCTTCTCGAGCCCTTTCTTCGGCGTGTCCGTGGAGCTCGACGTGACGCCGCTTCGCGAGCGATGCAACAGGCCCGATGGGCCGCTGTTTTCCCTTTCCGCAATTTTTCTCGCCCTCAGGTGCGCGAATGAAACCGAAGCGTTTCGGAGGCGCATCCGCGGCGACGGGGTGTGGGTGCACGACCAGATCGCAATTTCGCCGACTGTCCTTCGGAGCGACGAAACATTTGCATTTGCGCGTCTCGACCCGGCCGATAGTTTCGCCGATTTCCTCCGTCTGAATTCCGTCGAGCTCAGGCGCGCACGGCAGCCGGGTGCGCTTGTGGCCGGGCATTCTGACGACGACGTCATTTATCATTCGACGCTGCCGTGGGTTCGTTTCACCGGCGTTTCCAATGCGATGCCGGGTGGCGACGATTCAATACCCCGCATTGTTTTCGGGAAGTGTTCAAAGGTCGGGGAAGGCTGGCGTCTTCCCGTAGGAGTCGAAGTGCATCATGCAGTGGCGGATGGGATCGACGTCGGCCGCTACCTTGAAAGGCTCGAGCGAAGCTTGATGGCCGGCGACGATCCCGTCGGTGGCGGCCCGGCCTGA